From the Hevea brasiliensis isolate MT/VB/25A 57/8 chromosome 15, ASM3005281v1, whole genome shotgun sequence genome, one window contains:
- the LOC110672623 gene encoding germin-like protein subfamily 1 member 11 has product MKVANFILALGVLALASSLAIAYDPSPLQDFCVATDDANSGVFVNGKFCKDPKHVTAGDFFSSGLDVASETSKQLGARTNLLTVDSIPGLNTNGLSIVRIDYEANGGLNPPHHHPRASEILTVLEGTLYAGFISSNPDHRVFSKVLKAGDVFVFPLGLIHFQLNIGKTPAVAIAALNSQNPGVVTTANTVFGASPSLVPDVLTRAFHLDKDLVTKLQKQEWVNPSELDSYSNSY; this is encoded by the exons ATGAAAGTTGCTAACTTCATTTTAGCTCTTGGTGTCTTGGCTTTGGCTTCCTCACTTGCCATTGCCTACGATCCTAGCCCTCTCCAGGACTTTTGTGTCGCAACCGATGATGCTAACTCCGGTG TATTCGTGAATGGAAAATTTTGCAAGGATCCAAAGCATGTGACAGCAGGTGATTTCTTCTCTTCGGGGCTTGATGTTGCTAGTGAAACTTCAAAACAGCTGGGAGCACGTACCAATCTTTTAACGGTGGATTCTATTCCTGGACTCAACACTAATGGACTATCCATAGTTCGTATTGACTATGAAGCAAATGGTGGACTAAACCCACCCCACCATCACCCTCGAGCTTCTGAGATCTTAACTGTCTTGGAAGGAACTCTATATGCGGGTTTTATCTCTTCCAATCCTGATCATCGTGTTTTCAGCAAAGTCTTAAAGGCAGGAGATGTTTTTGTATTTCCATTGGGGCTCATTCACTTCCAATTGAATATTGGAAAAACTCCTGCAGTTGCCATAGCTGCATTAAACAGTCAAAATCCAGGAGTTGTAACGACAGCAAATACTGTTTTTGGAGCCAGCCCATCCCTTGTTCCTGATGTTCTAACAAGAGCATTCCATCTTGACAAGGATCTGGTGACCAAACTTCAGAAACAAGAATGGGTGAATCCATCAGAGCTCGACAGCTATTCAAACAGCTACTAA
- the LOC131173880 gene encoding germin-like protein subfamily 1 member 16 produces MKVANFILALGVLALASSFAIAYDPSPLQDFCVATDDANSGVFVNGKFCKDPEHVTADDFFYSGLNVASETSKQLGARTNLLTVDSIPGLNTNGLSIVRIDYEANGGLNPPHHHPRASEILTVLEGTLYAGFISSNPDHRVFSKVLKAGDVFVFPLGLIHFQLNIGKTPAVAIAALNSQNPGVVTTANTVFGASPSLVPDVLTRAFHLDKDLVTKLQKQEWVNPSELDSYSNSY; encoded by the exons ATGAAAGTTGCTAACTTCATTTTAGCTCTTGGTGTCTTGGCTTTGGCTTCCTCATTTGCCATTGCCTACGATCCTAGCCCTCTCCAGGACTTTTGTGTGGCAACCGATGATGCTAACTCTGGTG TATTCGTGAATGGAAAATTTTGCAAGGATCCAGAGCATGTGACAGCAGATGATTTCTTCTATTCGGGGCTTAATGTTGCTAGTGAAACTTCAAAACAGCTGGGAGCACGTACCAATCTTTTAACGGTGGATTCTATTCCTGGACTCAACACTAATGGTCTATCCATAGTTCGTATTGACTATGAAGCAAATGGTGGACTAAACCCACCCCACCATCACCCTCGAGCTTCTGAGATCTTAACTGTCTTGGAAGGAACTCTATATGCGGGTTTTATCTCTTCCAATCCTGATCATCGTGTTTTCAGCAAAGTCTTAAAGGCAGGAGATGTTTTTGTATTTCCATTGGGGCTCATTCACTTCCAATTGAATATTGGAAAAACTCCTGCAGTTGCCATAGCTGCATTAAACAGTCAAAATCCAGGAGTTGTGACGACAGCAAATACTGTTTTTGGAGCCAGCCCATCCCTTGTTCCTGATGTTCTAACAAGAGCATTCCATCTTGACAAGGATCTGGTGACCAAACTTCAGAAACAAGAATGGGTGAATCCATCAGAGCTCGACAGCTATTCAAACAGCTACTAA